CCGACGCGGAAAAGCTTCCTACGCATCGTCGTGGCGATGGTGATCCTCTCGCTCTCTCGGACGACGGCGGTCTACCTCGTCGGGTTCTTCTATCCGGTCCTCGCGCTGCCGCTGTTCTTCACGCGGGACGGCTTCCGCCCGCGCCTCGTGAAGAAGAAGGAGCTCGTGCTCGCCACCCTCGCGATCGCGTGCGGCTCCCTCCCCTCCCTCGGCATCCAGGTGTGGAAGCTCTTCCACTACGGCTCGCCGATCTACCCGTACCAGTTCCAGTTCTTCGGCGTGAAGGTCGGCAGCGGCGTGTCGACCAAGGACCTCTTCTTCTACGCCGGCCTCGCCGACGAGACGCCGGCCGCATACTGGGCGTCCTTCCGGAGCGGATGGCTCTGGCCGAGCCTCTGGCCGCCGGGGCTCTTCAGCGACTCGCGCCACTTCGGCGGCGGCTTCGTGCTCCACGTCGCGCTGCTCCTCGTCCCGACGTTCTGGCGGAAGGCGACGGCGCTCGAGAAGTGGCTCGTCGTCGGCGGCGTGCTCGTCTCGTTCCTCGCGCGCGACTACTGGCTCCCGCGCTGGGCTTACACGTTCACGGTCGCGATCACGATCGTCATCGGGCGCGCGCTCGCGCACCTATCGCGCGAGAAGGGTCGCCGCTTGCTCTTCGCGGTCGCGACCGGGGTACTCGCGTTGCATCTCGCGCGGCCCGAGTTCGACATGTACATGACGCGCCACTCGATCGGCCCGCGCATGAACGTGGCAGGGAGCCCGTGGTTCCTCGACGGACCCGACCAGCAGGACACGTTCCCCGACGTCCACGCCCGCTTCGTGATCGTGTACTTCGTGTGGAACGGCTTCATCCTCCCGCTCTACGGACGGCGAATGACGAACGAAGTGCTCTTCAGCGTCCCGGAGGACGGGCTCGGACCCGACTGCGCGAACCTCCGCGCGATCGCAAAGCGCGAGCCGGACGTCCTCTTCATCGACGACAGCCAGCTCACGAAGCACTGCGCGCGCGAATGCGGAATGGAGGTCCCGCCCGGCAACTGCCGCGCGTGGCGCATGCTGGAGCCGGACAGCAAACCTTGACGTGGACGCGACCGTGACTCCATGCGCATCCTCGCGTTTTGTCCGGCGGTGGCGCGGAGCTACTAGGGTCGCCGCGTGGAGATCGTCGCGGGTCGCGTTTCGTTCGGCGCGATGGCGCGTGGCTGCTCGGCGCTGCGCGAACGGAGAGATGGAGTGGGAGCTGGACCAGCGCAACGCCGGCGAGGAGCCGCTGCCGTCCGAGTCTCATGACTACCGTGGAGCGATCCCGGCGCGCGAGCAAGACTCGTTGCCTCCACCG
This genomic stretch from Labilithrix sp. harbors:
- a CDS encoding glycosyltransferase family 39 protein: MRERLFALLFRYRWPLLAAAFAHGLVVHLLFVGFASWDGFAYRVPPIVELVQHGSFGFEKYNQWAFNGYLPFIELLHTPFIAVFKQAGTILAFPIVAFPLCVYAIFLLGRELTGDARGGAFSALAYAAIPAHNQQPYSGHIDFVVIPLIAFLTYAIIRAAKEPTRKSFLRIVVAMVILSLSRTTAVYLVGFFYPVLALPLFFTRDGFRPRLVKKKELVLATLAIACGSLPSLGIQVWKLFHYGSPIYPYQFQFFGVKVGSGVSTKDLFFYAGLADETPAAYWASFRSGWLWPSLWPPGLFSDSRHFGGGFVLHVALLLVPTFWRKATALEKWLVVGGVLVSFLARDYWLPRWAYTFTVAITIVIGRALAHLSREKGRRLLFAVATGVLALHLARPEFDMYMTRHSIGPRMNVAGSPWFLDGPDQQDTFPDVHARFVIVYFVWNGFILPLYGRRMTNEVLFSVPEDGLGPDCANLRAIAKREPDVLFIDDSQLTKHCARECGMEVPPGNCRAWRMLEPDSKP